ACTGTTAGCATCACGGCGCTGATTAAAACCCAGGGTGCTGACAATCAGCTAGTCGGGCAGATGCAGCCCTATCAAAAAGCTAGAACTCTCAACCCGCAACTCGTGGGTCAAGTCATGATCCCGCCATTGGTTGCTCAAATGGGTGATGGCGAAAATAGCGGCATTATGATGAATGAGTTTCCCAGCACGTTCAGAAATGCCTGGTATGACATGAGTGCCCAAAACCAAGGTCACTTTGGTGTTGTCGGCCTCACAGGCACTGAATATCTAGAACTTATAGAGGCAGCAGGTTGCACCCCAGAGGATTATCCGGTTTGTCAAGCCAAGGGACAGCACCGAATTTGGCAGCGAGTTTCCGAAGCAGATACTCCCAAGGCGATCGCGCGGGCCATTACCGAACTCAAGCGAGAAGATTCTAGTTTTCAGGTAGAGGGCGTCTCTTCCGCTCATGCTCTGCGCTGGAGTCAAGGTAACGACCCTGTTTTGGCTTCCATGCAGAAACTCAGTGCGTTGTTTCACCAAACCCTTGATCCCCTCCTGCAAGCTCAATCAAGCAATGGCGAGGCTAACCCTCACACTAATCCGTTAAGTTCTGCTTTGACTCAGCAACCCCGTTATCGTCAAGCCCTCCTTTACAACCTGTTAATCCAAACCAGTTGTTTTAACTACTGGGGTCAGGGGATGTGGACTGACTATGCCCGTACGCTCTATAGTCGGGGGAAAGAGAGTATCTCCAGTCATTTCTAGAGAGTTGCTTAGTTGCGGCTGATTCGATAGAAGTTTGTCGTGGCGATCGCTCTAGCATTTCTTACCCAAAGTTTCTTTCTCGACGGATAAAAAGTTGCAAGGCTAGGTGTTTAGCACTCCATTAAGCTAATTTTTCTCAGGAAAAAATTAGTTGAAATTAGTGATTAGTCTAGAAAAATATCAACTTCAATCTTACTTTGAGGCTGAATTCACTAACCGATCAAAATTTCCGTAGGACTGCATTTTTTTGTATTAATTGCAACAAAATTATTGGACTAATGCAGAGACATTTGAGCGGCTCAAAGTCCTGTTAAATCAAACAATGGTATGGTAAGCTGTACTCGAAGAGTTTTATTCGGTTGTAGGGTTTGTTTTCTCATTTCGACAGGCATCTCTCCGAATTTAAATCTCTGCAATTTCTTTGATTCTGGAGAGTTTCATGTCCATTTACGTTGGTAATCTGTCTTACGATGTCACGCAAGACGATTTAAATGCCGTTTTTGCAGAGTACGGCACTGTTAAGCGAGTTCAACTCCCTTTAGACCGGGAAACGGGTCGCCCCCGTGGTTTTGGTTTTGTCGAAATGTCCACAGAAGCAGAAGAAACCGCAGCAATCGAGGCTCTGGATGGAGCTGAGTGGATGGGTCGCGATCTAAGAGTCAACAAAGCTAAGCCTCGCGAAGAGCGCAGCGGTAGCGGTGGTGGCGGTGGTAGAGGTCGTGACGATCGCAATAGCTGGGGCGGCGGCGGTGGCGGCGGTGGCGGCAGAGGCTACTCCCGGTATTAATCATTTCCTAGAAACTGAAGCACTGGCTTGAGTGGATTGAATTTGCGGTAATCCTGGTAAACAATACTCATCACGATTCAGAGGCAACCTGAGGGATATACAGAATGACCCAAATTGTTCTGGGCGAAAACGAAGGAATTGAGTCAGCGCTACGTCGCTTCAAGCGTCAAGTTTCTAAAGCTGGAATTCTCGCTGATGTGAAGCGTCAACGCTTCTTTGAAACTCCTCAGGACAAGGAGAAGCGTAAAGCGTTAGCCAGACGTCGCAAACATCGCTTTCACTAAACTAGGGCTAGCTAAAGCTAAAGCGAAGAGTTGTCAGTTGGCACTCTTCGCTTTTAGTTTGAGGCGGGCTGAGGCAGAGCTACGACCTGTGGTTGGCTTGCCGCTTGGACAAATGCCTTAAAAATCCTTTGTTGCCCAGAATCTTCTGGGGCAAGTTCTGGATGCCACTGCACCGCGATCGCCCAAGGATGATGCTGATGTTCTAGCGCTTCAATCACACCATCTGGGGCTTGAGCGGCAACGCGCCAACCGGGAGGTGCGCTTCGGGCTGCTTGGTGGTGCCAAGATACTACATTAATTTCTGTTTCTCGATGGAGCAAAGTTGCAAGTCGCGTTCTGGGCACAAGTTGCACGGGGTGCTTGGCACAGTGAGACTGATCGGCTCGGTGAATGACGGTATTGCCAAATTCATCAGGAATGTGAGGAACCAACTGGCCACCGCTCACAACCATAAAAATTTCCAGCCCTCGGCAAATTCCCAACATTGGAATTGACGTTTTCAGAGCTAGGTTAGCAAGTCCAAGTTCAAAGGCATCTCGCTCGGCATTGACGCGATAGATGCTGGGGTGTGATGAACCCTCATACTCGGCTGGGTCAATATCGCCGCCCCCCGAAAAGAGCAGACCATCGACAAAATCGAGGATTCGAGCCTGATGCATTTCACCAGGAGTTAGGAGTACAGGCACACCTCCAGCACGTCTGACCGCATCTATGTAATTGCTGAACAGAGAGTAGTGGCCTGTTTCGTTTTTGCAAGAAGTCGTGATGCCAATAATTGGCGGCTTCGTAATTGAGTTGGGGGATGGAAGAGGGAACAACATGCTGCACAATCATCCTAAGCAAGACAACCAGGAGAGCGCAGTCTTAGAACCAGAGTGCGATCACCCGCTTTATGATCAACCACATTGGGATCATTCACTATTACTAAATTTCCCTAATTTGTTCTAGGAGTTGGCACGATCCCAAACATAATCTTAGGGTCGAAATTTAGGATACTTTAGTTGCCTGAGTTCTAACTGTGTTCAAACTGTCAGACTTGGCTTTAATCTCGCTCTAAACTTCAAGATTCTCTGTTAGCTGACGCGGCTGGAGTGGCAAAGTAGCGATCGCAGGCATTAGAGTCACAGGCAGGATAAGCAGAATGGTAAACAGCCGTGCGCTGCCCAAACAGGGTATAGCGGTTGTCGCGCACTTGTTCGTAGATGCGATCGCCGCTCCACTTTAGACCAGGGAGAGCACGATAGGCAGCCACAAATACATTGCCTAGAGGAAATAATTGACCAATTTCTTCAGCGGCATCACTTCCTTGCCAGCGGCGTTCTGGGGCTTCTGCATCAATTAAGATCATGCCTAGTTCGCAGTCCTGAGGGGTGACGTTCCAGCGCTGCAATGTTTCTGGATCTTGCATGGGAATGTACTGAAAGCGATCGCCTTGGTCTAAGCTTTCTAGAAGTTGTACCAGGGTAACGCAGAGGTTGCATTTGCCGTCATAGATTACGGTGTAGGGCATCAGTTTTTTAGAGAGTTGCCTTTCTATTGTGAATTATTCTCCTCCGTAGAGCAGAAGGCACCTGTACCTAAGAGTTCGGGGATGTCCGGAAATCCAGCCTGTCATCGCTTGCTCAAAATTGACTAGAGTGAGAGAGCTAATCCTTGTTCAATTCGCCTAGATCCGAGCGATCGCCCTTCTGTGACTAATTCGCCCTTTGCTGCCGAACGCCTCCTCTTTACTCCCGCTACACCCAACCCTGACGCGATTCCCACGATCTTTGCCTTCCCTAACGAGTACAACGTCGGCATCACCAGCTTGGGTTATCAAGTCGTTTGGGCCACCTTAGCCGCTCGCTCGGATCTGCAAGTCAGCCGCTTATTTACCGATGTTCACGAACCCCTCCCCTCCCAACCAGAGCTGCTCGGCTTTTCGGTGTCTTGGGAACTGGACTATGTAAATATTTTGAACTTGCTAGAATCCCTCGATATTCCGATTCGGGCTAGCGATCGCACCAACACTCACCCGCTCGTTTTCGGAGGCGGCCCTGTCCTGACGGCAAACCCCGAACCCTTCGCCGACTTCTTTGACGTAGTGCTGCTCGGAGATGGCGAAATTCTGCTGAATACGCTGGTCGCAGCCTACAAAGAAGTGCGAGATAGCGATCGCCCAACTCAACTACGGCACTTGGCCCAAGTTCCAGGGATCTACATTCCTAGCTTGTACGAAGTCACCTACCACAGCCCAGACGGAGCGATCGCCACGATTCAACCCGTTGACTCCACCATTCCTGCTCAGGTCGAAAAGCAAACCTATCGGGGCAATACTCTCTCCGCCTCTACCGTTGTCACCGGAAAAGCTGCTTGGGAAAATATTTATATGGTGGAAGTGGTGCGGAGCTGTCCAGAGATGTGCCGCTTCTGCCTCGCCAGTTACCTGACTTTGCCCTTCCGCACCGCCGATGTGGAAGCGTCATTGATTCCTGCGATCGAACAGGGTCTGACCGTGACCGATCGCCTCGGTTTATTGGGAGCTTCAGTTACCCAACATCCAGAATTTGACTCCTTGTTGGATTACATCAGCCAACCTCAACATGACCAAGTACGGCTGAGCATTGCTTCGGTACGGACCAACACTGTCACCGAGAAACTAGCGCGAACCCTCACTCAGCACGACACCCGCTCCATCACGATTGCGGTGGAAAGCGGCTCAGAGCGATTGCGGCAAATCATCAATAAAAAGCTGCACAACGACGAAATTAACCAGGCAGCGGTGAATGCCAAAGCAGGGGGCTTAAGCAACCTAAAGCTCTACGGTATGGTGGGTGTGCCTGGCGAAGAAACAGATGACCTAGAGCAAACCGTGACGATGCTGCGCGGCCTCAAGAAAGCGGCTCCGGGTGTGCGCCTCACCTTTGGCTGTAGTACCTTTGTGCCCAAGTCCCATACTCCGTTCCAATGGTTTGGCGTGAATCGCCAAGCAGAGAAACGACTGCAATTTCTGCAAAAACACCTGCGATCGCAAGGAATTGACTTCCGACCGGAAAGCTACAACTGGTCGGTGATTCAAGCCTTGATTTCTAGGGGCGATCGCCGTCTCTCTCGCTTATTGGAACTAACTCGTCATTACGGAGACTCCTTGGGCAGCTATCGCCGCGCCTTCAAAGAACTGCGAGGACAGTTACCCGACCTGGAATTTTATGTCCATGCTGATTGGACTCCAGATCTCGTATTGCCTTGGCAGCACTTAAAGGGACCATTACCCCAAAACACGCTGCTGAAGCATTTGGCAACGGCTACCAGTCTATTTAACTGGGAGCACCAAGCCTCACTAGAGCAACAGTTAAGCGTTCCCGCCTAAGACCCTCCTATAGGTAAAATGAGGGTTTTGCGCTGCACCTGAACTCATGCAAAACACAGCTGAATACTTCTGTGCCTTCTGTGGTGAACCTAACTTAACCTTTGTGGACTTCAGCGCTGGAGGACAGCAATCCTACATCGAAGATTGCCAAGTTTGCTGCCGCCCCAATGTGCTTTATGTCCGCATTGATGAAGACACGCTGGATATTGAAATCGACAGCGACTATGAAGGTTAAGCGTTAACGTCGCTCGGCATCAACTCGCTGCGCCACCCCGACAGGCTGGAAACGCTTGGCAAAGTTGATGAATTTGGGGATTTTATCTCCCGTGATATTCAGCACAGGTAAATTGTGAGTTTCCTGCGCAGCATTATTGCCATAGCCAAAACGAATTACGGTACGCTCTTTGCGACCCTGCCCATAGGCATTGACCACATCGCGCACCAAATTGCAGCCCATGACGAAGCGGCCCATGTTGATGTCGCCATTGCCTGCAAAGTAGTTCCACTCCACACTCTGCCAATCGTTAGTGGAGCAGTAGAGATTGGCGACTTCAAACATTTTGGCTAAATGCACATCGTAGCGACGTAAAGAGCCACCATAGGCCGAGCGAGCAGTGTCGCGATCGGGCACGATGAAAATGCCACGAGCTTGCCCTCCTTGGCTGGCTGGCAGGAAACGAATGCTAGCGACGGGAACGGTTGTGTCTGTTGGCGTAGTGGCTGGGGCAATCGAGACAGGCTCGCTCTCACCGCCGATCGCTGACCCAAACCCAGAACTGGGAGCAGGCCGAAATTGCTGAACGGTATCTTGGAAGCGGGCTAAGCGATCGCCTCGCAAGTTCAAGGTGGGGATGTACTCTACTGTCTTAGTTCCCGTAGCCCGATAAGTCATAGTCGTGGGTTCGGAGTTGGTCAGACCATAGGTATCCACCACTTCCTGAGCCAGTTCGCAATTGATCGAGAATTGATCCAAGTTCAGATCGCCATTGTCCCCAACATATTGCCATCGCACTTGTTGAATATGAGGGCGCAACTGGTCGCAGTGGGCAAACGTGACCTCAAACATTTTGGCCATGTGCAGGTTGTAGCGGCTTAGAGCACCACTGGAACCGTTATACAGATTGCGATCAGGCACGATCAGGGTTAACTGCTCCTGACCATTTCTCTGCATGGGTTCAATTTGGATCGCGGTAATGTTCGCGCTGGGACGGGACCAGGCTGGCTGAGTTATTGAGAGCAGACCGAGCGCAGCACAGATAGAGGCACTGATTGTGAGAGATGGTTTAAACATAGGAAGCTTGCCACAGCAAAGCAATAAACAAAGCAACTAAAGCCTGATTGGTAAGTAGCTACAGTCGCGATCGCTATAATTTCCGATCTTGCCATGACCGATGTTACAAAAATTGCAACGGTCGAGATCGGTAGCTTTCAGCATGTCATGGTAAGAGTCAACCGCGTTCGGTCTAGCGATTCTTTTCTACTGCTAAGAGTTTAAGTATGAAATTTGCCTATGCTCTGCCTGCTGCTACATTGCTCCTGGTTGGCACGATAGGAGCGATCGCCCACTTTTCTATTGCTCCATCGGCGAGGTCAGTGCCTCTGCGCCCTACAATCGTGAATCCAACTTCAATGGATAACGCTGCTGAGCCGACACCTACTCCTGCACCCGGTGGTTTATTTGGGCAAAAGGATGGGCAGCAGCAAGCCTTTGTGCTCAAACATACGGAGGTGAAGGCGAGGGTAGCGGGCAATATCTCTCGCGTTGAGGTAACTCAAACCTTTGAGAATCCCTTTAAAGATCCCCTAGAAGCCATCTATGTTTTTCCCCTGCCCGATGAGGCGGCAGTAGATGACATGGAAATCAAAATTGGCGATCGCGTCATCAAAGGAGATATTAAAAAGCGAGAAGAAGCGCAGAAAATCTATGAGCAGGCAAGACAGCAAGGCCGCACCGCAGGGCTATTAGAGCAAGAGCGGGATAATATTTTTACGCAGTCCTTGGCGAATATTCGTCCCGGTGAACGAATTGAAGTCACGATTCGCTACAGCGATAGCCTCAAGTTTGAAGGAGGCGATTACGAATTCGTCTTTCCGATGGTGGTGGGACCGCGCTATATCCCTGGCAACGCGATCGGCAATAGCGGCGATACCGATGTGGTGCCCGATGCTTCTCGGATCACGCCTCCGGTGCTCAAACCGGGTACCCGTTCTGGTCATGATATTGGAGTCACAGTTGAGATTGATGCAGGTGTGTCTGTGCAAGAGGTGCGATCGCCTTCTCACAAACTGAGAGTGGAGCCAGCAGGTAATACAACCAAAGTGCAATTGGTGGCAGAAGACACGATTCCTAACAAAGATCTGATTTTGCGTTATCGGGTAGCGGGCAAAGAGACGCAAGCCACGCTGTTGACGCAAGCCGACGCCCAAGGGGGGCACTTTGCGGTCTATCTCATCCCCGCTGTGCAGTACCGCAGCAATGAGATTGTGCCGAAAGATGTGGTGTTCTTGATGGATACCTCTGGCTCTCAAGAAGGCGATCCGTTGGCGAAGTCGCAAGAACTGATGCGCCGCTTCATCAATGGGCTGAATCCCAACGACACCTTCTCGATTATTGATTTTTCCAATACAACCACCCAGCTCTCTCCCGCACCACTGCCAAACACACCCGCTAATCGCGCTAAGGCGATCGCTTATGTGGACCAACTCAAGGCCAACGGCGGCAGCGAATTGTTGAATGGCATCCAAGCGGTGATGAATTTCCCAGCGGCAGAATCCGGGCGGTTACGCAGCGTCGTGTTGCTCACCGATGGCTACATTGGCAACGAAAATCAGGTGATTGCCGAAGTGCAGCGACAACTCAAGCTAGGGAATCGGCTCTACAGCTTTGGCGTGGGTAGCTCGGTCAATCGCTTCTTGCTCGATCGCTTGGCTGAGGTAGGGCGAGGCACATCTCAAGTGATTCGCCAAGATGAGCCAACTCAGCAAGTATCCGAGAGGTTCTTCCGCCAAATCAACAACCCCGTTCTGACCAACGTTCAAGTCACCTGGCAAGGCTCCGGTGCCGCCCCAGAAATTTATCCCTTAGCAGCTCCTGATTTGTTTGCCAGTCAACCACTGGTGCTGTTTGGACGTAAAAGCGATCGCGCCAGTGGCACTCTGAAAATCACCGGAGTAGCGGCGGGTGGAGAACGTTATGAGAAGACGCTCCAGGTTAACTTTGACCAAGGAGACAACAATCCCGCGATCGCTCAGCTTTGGGGCCGTGCCCGGATCAAAGACTTGATGAACCAAATGTTTGGTGGCGAAACCACGTCTGGCGTGGCCGCAGTTACTGATACAGCCTTGGCTTATCGCTTGCTCTCGCAATATACAGCGTTTGTCGCGATCAGTGATGAGGTGCGAGTCAATCCAGATGGCACTCGCCAGAGGGTACAAGTGCCAGTGGAAATGCCAGAGGGGGTTAGCTACGAAGGTGTCTTTGGGAGCGCTCAAGACGCTGCGATGGGGTCAGGTGCCGCTGTTCCTATGCCTGCGATGGCTCCATCTAGGAGTTTAGCGGGACGACCAGTGGGGAGTAACAACCGAGCAGCAACAGCGAGTCCTCCAGTAGCTAAGACCAGGGTGGCTGCTGAAGCAGAGGCGATCGCTCCTGTACCTAACAATTCTCGCTTGCAAGTCGTAAGTATCACGGGTTTAGATCCAGCCCAAATGCCTGCTCTCTCCCAATATCTACAAAGCCTCAATCTGCCCACTGGGTTTAACGGCGATGTGGTGCTAGAGTTCTCGGTGCAGAATGGTCGAGTCGGTCGCATTTTGTTGGATGACAAGACTTCTACCCTAAAAGAGGCGGCTGTGGTTGATGTGATCAAGCGATCGCTCCAGGGCTGGCAGCCATCGCAAGGTGTGACGGGTAAGGTGCGGGTGACGTTACGGTTGCGTTAGGGTGGATTTAGTTGAGCATTTGTAGCCATCTGCCGTGACTGAGAATCTGCTGGAACTAGCTAAACAAGGGAATCCTGATGCGATCGCTACGTTGATGAATCGGGCTCTGAAGCCGCAGGGGATAACGGCGGCGGTGGAGTTGGTGGGCGATCGCTTGCAGGTGGAGCTGGTGGCGGAGCGGTTACCTAATCAGTCAGTAGCAATAAACTATGTGCGTCGAGGCTTGCTGGCTTTGGGTGTGACAGGGATTCAGCAGGTGCAGGTTTCGGGGAAGCAAGTTGATCAGGTCGCACTGGGTTGGATGGAGGAGTTTGCGATCGCGGAGCAAGCTTCTGTGTCTGATACAAGGACAACAACCGCTATTCCTGCGGCTGCATCTATTGCCAGTTCGCATTCTTTGACTCAGGCTGGTTCTGATCAGAAGCAAAAGTCTGCGGGGACAGGAGAGGTAGGGGCGATCGCGAGTAAAGATGCTTGGTTCGCGGCGAATTTATCTTTGTTGTTTCCTGGTTTGGGCCAAATCTATGTAGGTCAAATAGTTAGGGGATTACTATTCGCGGGGATGGCGATCGCCCTAATTTGGTTGGCTTTTTGGTCAATTTTCAGCCCTGCGGGCAATACGTTAATTGGCTTGAGTTGCATTCTGCCAGTTGTCTTTATCTACATTGTGGATTTGTTTGAAGCGTACCGTGGGGTAACGGGGGGTAGCATTCTAGAACTTCACAAGGAGGATGCGAGCCAAAAAGAGAGTTGGTTGGCTGTTTTTTTGTCGCAACTTTTGCCTGGACTGGGGCAGGTTTACCTTCAGCAAAACCTTCTTGGTACGGTCTTGATAGTAGCCATGATTGTTGCTGCCAGTGGTTTGGTAGGCCTCAAGATTCATGTTTGGCTACCTGCAATGATTACGGGTTTTGCTTGTTATCACGCCTACGCTCACGCACCGAAAAAACCAGCAATCCGAGCACAACAGATTATTGTTTTAGTGATTGCTAGTATTGTTGCAATTCGCTTATTAATGGGAGCAGTTCCGGCATCTCTCCAGCAACGAATTGAGAGGTTTGTAATTCCTAGCAGTTCAATGGAGCCAACGCTACAAGTTAAGGACCGAATCTTTGTTTTAAAGTCTTTAAGATATGTGCCCAAAGATGGTGATCTGGTTGTTTTTCGCCCACTGCAAAGAAGTTCCACAGACAGGCCAATGAAAGATAAGTTTTTTGTCAAACGAGTGATTGGTACGCCGGGGGAAACAATTCAAGTCAAAGATGGTAAGGTCTATCGCAATGACCAGCCTTTACAGGAGAGCTATATTTCTGAGCCTCCTGCTTACGAATGGGGACCAGAGGTAGTGCCTAACGATGCCTACCTAGTCTTAGGAGATAATCGTAACGATAGTTTTGATTCTCATGTTTGGGGATTTCTTCCGGACAGAAATATTGTGGGTAGAGCGTACAAAATCTACTGGCCACCCGCTAGAATTCGACCTCTAAACCAGCAGTAAGTCTATTGCTCACTGGTTGATGCAATTAGTCCTAATAATTCAGATTCAGTGAGTTGAGGAATACCTAGAGATTGAGCTTTTTCTAGCTTTGACCCAGCGTTTTCTCCAGCAACCAAATAGTCAGTTTTTGCACTCACGGAATCGGTGACTTTACCTCCGGCTTGCTGAATCATAGCTTTAGCTTCATCGCGCTTGAGTGTGGGTAGGGTACCTGTGATCACGAATGTTTTGCCTGCTAAAGCTTGATTTCCGCTAGTGGGTTGAGCAGTACCTTCCTCGGCAAACTGGAGTCCGGCGGCACGTAAGCGCTCAATTAGGGTTTGGTTGGCGGGAATGCGGAACCACTGATGTACGGCTTGGGCGATTTCGGAGCCGATGCCATAGACGCTCGCGATCGCACTCACCTCAGCACTCGCTAACTGTTCGACGCTGGGAAACTGAGCGGTGAGGGTTTGAGCATTGACGCTACCGACATGACGGATGCCCAAGCCGTAGAGGACACGGAACCAAGGTTGGGCTTTGGAATGGGCGATCGCGTTGACGAGTTTCTGAGCGGATTTCTGCCCCATGCGCTCTAGCGTCATCAGCCGCTCTGTGGTGAGGTCGTAGAGATCGGCGACGGAATGCACCAAGCCATGTTCGACAAACTGCTGTACTAGTTTCTCGCCCAAGCCGTTGATATCCAAAGCATCGCGGCTGGCCCAGTGAATCAAGGCTCCACGCAGAATCGCGGGGCAAGAGGCATTAATGCAGCGGGTGACAGCTTCAGTTTCAGGCTTAACCACGGGTTGACCACACTCTGGGCAGTGAGTCGGCATGGTGAAGGAGCGGGCATCGGCGGGGCGCAGTTCCTTCAGCACTCGCACCACTTCGGGGATGATCTCGCCTGCCTTGCGGACAATTACGGTGTCGCCAATGTGGATGTCGAGTTCGGCAATGCGATCGCGGTTGTGGAGTGTGGCACGAGAAACGGTGGTACCTGCCAGTTGCACAGGCTTGAGTTCGGCAACGGGGGTGATGGCTCCGGTGCGACCGACGTTGACGCTAATATTTTCCAGCAGTGTGGGAGCTTCCTCGGCAGGATACTTGAGTGCGATCGCCCAACGGGGAAATTTTTGGGTAAATCCGAGCTGGGTTTGCAGGTCAAAAGAGTTGATTTTGATCACTACGCCGTCGGTCATGTAGGGCAACTCCACCCGCTCGGTAGACCAGCGATCGCAGTAAGCTTTCACGGCTTCTAGGTTGGGGCAGCGATCGCGGTTGGGGTTAACGCGGAATCCCACTTGTTGCAGCCATTCCAGAGCTTCCCATTGGCTTTGAATTTGGAAGGGATGAGCAACTTCCCCTTGAGCGGAGGCATCGGGGATGTGTAGGGTGTAGGCAAAGAAGTCTAAGCGGCGCTTGGCGACGATGCGCGAGTCGAGTTGGCGCAAAGTTCCAGCAGCGGCGTTGCGGGGGTTGGCAAATGCGGCTTCGCCTGCTTGGGCGCGTTCTTGGTTGATCTGCTCGAACACGTCCAGCGGTAAGAAGGCTTCGCCTCGCACTTCGACTGAAGGGGGTGGGTTATCGAGGTTGAGCCGTAGGGGAATGGAGCGAATGGTTTTGATGTTTTGGGTGATCTCTTCGCCAGAGATGCCATCGCCACGGGTGGCACCGCGTACTAGCAAGCCATTTTCGTAAGTCAGGGCGATCGCGTTACCGTCGATTTTCAGTTCACACACATATTCTGCGGCACCGACATCTGGCGCAACTCGCCGCCAGCGCTCTTGCCAAGTGTTCAAATCAGCATTGCCAAAGGCATTTTCTAAGCTGTAGAGCGGGACGTTGTGGCGGACGGAGGTGAATTG
This DNA window, taken from Trichocoleus sp. FACHB-46, encodes the following:
- the ligA gene encoding NAD-dependent DNA ligase LigA, whose amino-acid sequence is MEQPTAQPTPAIAARVLELRKLVQKAGYEYYVLDAPTMPDAVYDQLYRELKDLEIQYPELITPDSPTQRVGERPASQFTSVRHNVPLYSLENAFGNADLNTWQERWRRVAPDVGAAEYVCELKIDGNAIALTYENGLLVRGATRGDGISGEEITQNIKTIRSIPLRLNLDNPPPSVEVRGEAFLPLDVFEQINQERAQAGEAAFANPRNAAAGTLRQLDSRIVAKRRLDFFAYTLHIPDASAQGEVAHPFQIQSQWEALEWLQQVGFRVNPNRDRCPNLEAVKAYCDRWSTERVELPYMTDGVVIKINSFDLQTQLGFTQKFPRWAIALKYPAEEAPTLLENISVNVGRTGAITPVAELKPVQLAGTTVSRATLHNRDRIAELDIHIGDTVIVRKAGEIIPEVVRVLKELRPADARSFTMPTHCPECGQPVVKPETEAVTRCINASCPAILRGALIHWASRDALDINGLGEKLVQQFVEHGLVHSVADLYDLTTERLMTLERMGQKSAQKLVNAIAHSKAQPWFRVLYGLGIRHVGSVNAQTLTAQFPSVEQLASAEVSAIASVYGIGSEIAQAVHQWFRIPANQTLIERLRAAGLQFAEEGTAQPTSGNQALAGKTFVITGTLPTLKRDEAKAMIQQAGGKVTDSVSAKTDYLVAGENAGSKLEKAQSLGIPQLTESELLGLIASTSEQ